The DNA segment GCACCTGGGCGCGCGTACCGGCGCCGGCTACGTGGCGCTGCGGCAGGACCGCGCCACCGAGGCGCGCCGCGCGTTCGAGTCCGTGGCGACCGACGCTCCCCGCAGCGTCGACGCGCTGGTGGGGCTGGGCCTCGCCGCCTGGCGGCTGGGTGACCGCGACGCGGCGCGGGCGGCGTTCACGCGGGTGCAGGCGCTGGACGCCGCCAACGCCGAGGCGCGCGACTACCTGGCCCGGCTCGGTCCCGCGCCGGCGGCGCGGCCCGCGCGCCCGCCCCTGCGCCTCCCCGACACGCTCACGTATCCCGCGCGCACGCACGGCGACCGCTTCGAGATCCGCACCGCGCGGGGGTGGGAACCGTTCTACATCAAGGGCGTGAACCTGGGGGCGGCCCTCCCCGGCAAGCATCCCAGCGAGTTTCCCGACTCCGCCACCTACGCCGGCTGGCTCGCGCAGATGGCGGAGATGGGCACCAACACCGTGCGCGTCTACACCATCCATCCGCCCCACTTCTACGGCGCGGTGCGGGCGCACAACCTGGCCCATCCGCGGGCGCCGCTCTGGCTGGTGCACGGCGTGTGGGCCGAGCTGCCGCCCAGCGACGACTTCGCGGGGGCCGCCTGGGAGGGCGAGTTCTTCCGGGAGATGCGCGACGTGGTCGACGTGCTGCACGGCCGCGCCGACGTCGTCGAGCGGCCCGGGCACGCCGGCGGCTTCTTCACGGCCGACGTGTCGCCCTGGGTGCTGGCGTACATCATCGGGCGCGAGTGGGAGCCCATCTCCGTGGTGGAGTTCAACCGGCTCCATCCCGAGCTGCGCGCGTTTCGCGGCCGCTACCTGGTGATGGAGGGCGGCACGCCCATGGACGCGTGGCTGGCCAGGGCGTCGGAGCACATCGTCGCCTACGAAACGGAGACGTACCGCGCCCAGCGCCCGGTGGCGTACACCAACTGGCCCACGCTGGACCCCATCACCCACCCCACCGAAAGCACGGTGGCGGAGGAAGTCGCCATCCGCGAGCGGCTGGGCGAGCAGGTGGGCACGCCGCCGCCGCCGTTCGACAACGACGCCACCGGGCTCGACGCCAACCTGGTGAAGCCCACGGCCGCGCTGCCGGCGGGGTGGTTCGCCAGCTACCACGCCTATCCCTACTACCCGGACTTCATGGTGCTGGACCGCGGCTACAACGCCGCGCGCTCCAGCGAGGGGCCGTCCAACTACTTCGGCTACCTGACCCACCTCAAGCGCCACCACGCGAACCTTCCGGTGGTGATCAGCGAGTACGGCGTGCCGGCCAGCATCGGGTCGGCGCACCTGCAGCCGCAGGGGCAGCACCACGGCGGCGTCACCGAGGCGCAGATGGCCGCCATCGACGCCCGGCTCACCCGCGAGATCGCCGAGGCGGGAATGGCCGGGGGAGTGGTGTTCGCGTGGATCGACGAGTGGTTCAAGAAGAACTGGCTCGTGATGCCCTTCGAGATTCCCCTGGAGCGCACCCGCCTCTGGCACAACCGGCTCGACGCGGAGCAGCACTACGGCATGGTGGCCATGGACCCCGGCGAGGTGGTGCCCGGCGCCACCCTGGCCGCCCGCGCCGCCGCCTGGCGTGCTCGCCCGGCCCTCTCGTCCGCGGCCGGCGTCACCGTGCGCGCCGCGGCCGACGAGGCGTACCTGTGGCTGTACGTGGAGCACGGGGGCGCCGACGAGGTCCTGGTGGGCTTTGACGTGGTGAAGCCGGCCGCGGGCGACTTCCGCTGGCCGGGGCAGGTGGGCGAGCGGCTTCCCGTGGGACTGGAGTTCGTGCTCCAGGCACGGGGCGGCGAGGTGCGGCTGCTGGCGGACCCCGCCAGCAACCCGCTCGCCGTGGGCGCCAGCCGGCCGCTGGCCGTGGACCCCGTGCCGCCGCCCGCGATGGAGGCGCCGCTCCCCGGCTTTTTCTGGGGACGGTTCCAGCAGTGGTACAACCGCCCGTTCCTCAGCCGGCCCAACGCGGACGGCATGTACGACTCCATGCGCGTGCTGACCAACCGGCGCCGCTTCGGGCGGGACGGGGTGGAGTACGCCAGCTTCGGCTACGACCGCGGCCTGCTGCGCCAGGGCAACGCGCCGGATGGGCTGTGGGAGCGCGGCGACGGCGTGCTGGAGGTGCGCATCCCCTGGATGCTGTTGAACTTTACCGACCCCAGCGAGCGCCGGGTGCTGCAGGACCCGCCCGGCGCGCCCCCGGCGGAGTTCGGCACGGCGGCGGTGGAGGGCATCCGGCTGATGGCGGCCGCGCGGCGGGGCGACCGCTGGACGCAGTGGCCGGCCGCCGCGCCGTTCACCTGGCCCGCCTGGGAGGCGCCGCGCTGGCGTGCCCGCACCCGCCCCGTTTTCGACTCCATGCGCGAAACCTTTCGCACCATGGCCACGCCCGTCACGGAGAACGATCGATGAAGCGCGCGGTTCTGCTCGCGCTGGCGCTGCTGGCCGGGGCGCTTCCCGCGCGGGCGCAGGACGCGGCCGACCGGGCCTGGGCCGCGGGCGAGACCGAGGCGGCGCGCCCGCTGTACGAGGCGCGCCTGCGGGCGGACTCGACGGACGCCACCGCGCTGCACCGCCTGGCGCTGCTGCACGCCTGGGCACAGCGGTACGACGAGAGCCTGGTGCTGTTCGACCGGCTGCTGCGGGT comes from the Longimicrobium sp. genome and includes:
- a CDS encoding tetratricopeptide repeat protein is translated as MTAGVWTVLVAAAVLAAPPAWAQACPEAGNARTEAGWTAFRAGNVDAARAAFEAALARCPRHLGARTGAGYVALRQDRATEARRAFESVATDAPRSVDALVGLGLAAWRLGDRDAARAAFTRVQALDAANAEARDYLARLGPAPAARPARPPLRLPDTLTYPARTHGDRFEIRTARGWEPFYIKGVNLGAALPGKHPSEFPDSATYAGWLAQMAEMGTNTVRVYTIHPPHFYGAVRAHNLAHPRAPLWLVHGVWAELPPSDDFAGAAWEGEFFREMRDVVDVLHGRADVVERPGHAGGFFTADVSPWVLAYIIGREWEPISVVEFNRLHPELRAFRGRYLVMEGGTPMDAWLARASEHIVAYETETYRAQRPVAYTNWPTLDPITHPTESTVAEEVAIRERLGEQVGTPPPPFDNDATGLDANLVKPTAALPAGWFASYHAYPYYPDFMVLDRGYNAARSSEGPSNYFGYLTHLKRHHANLPVVISEYGVPASIGSAHLQPQGQHHGGVTEAQMAAIDARLTREIAEAGMAGGVVFAWIDEWFKKNWLVMPFEIPLERTRLWHNRLDAEQHYGMVAMDPGEVVPGATLAARAAAWRARPALSSAAGVTVRAAADEAYLWLYVEHGGADEVLVGFDVVKPAAGDFRWPGQVGERLPVGLEFVLQARGGEVRLLADPASNPLAVGASRPLAVDPVPPPAMEAPLPGFFWGRFQQWYNRPFLSRPNADGMYDSMRVLTNRRRFGRDGVEYASFGYDRGLLRQGNAPDGLWERGDGVLEVRIPWMLLNFTDPSERRVLQDPPGAPPAEFGTAAVEGIRLMAAARRGDRWTQWPAAAPFTWPAWEAPRWRARTRPVFDSMRETFRTMATPVTENDR